Proteins encoded in a region of the Shumkonia mesophila genome:
- a CDS encoding urate hydroxylase PuuD: MDGFDIEWLRLTARWIHLIVGVAWIGASFYFVWQDDSLEPTSEDPERKRLQGEVWMVHGGGFYNARKYKVAPPNLPERLHWFKWEAYSTWLSGVALLILVYYLGADIYMLPSDSPLSPLAAVGIGVGTLAGSWVIYDLMCRSPLGRNDGALAIAVAVLVALLAYGLTQVLSGRAAFIHVGAAIGTIMVANVFFTIIPNQRKVVAQMLRGEIPDPALGRAGKQRSVHNTYFTLPVLFLMISNHYALVTGHPWNWVLLLALSALGAVVRQVFVLRHTGRARAWMLPVAGACFAGLVLAATATRDDGGASASPVASEAGEEGEPSAVPFAAVQAIIQARCVACHAARPTFEGFDAPPKEVTLETPDQIRQWADKIGQQAVHTRTMPLGNVTAMNPEERALLGLWLREKQ, from the coding sequence ATGGATGGCTTCGATATCGAATGGCTGCGCCTGACCGCGCGCTGGATTCATCTGATCGTCGGCGTGGCGTGGATCGGCGCCTCCTTTTACTTCGTATGGCAGGACGACAGCCTGGAGCCGACGTCCGAGGACCCGGAGCGCAAGCGCCTTCAGGGCGAGGTGTGGATGGTCCACGGCGGCGGCTTCTACAACGCCCGGAAGTACAAGGTGGCGCCGCCGAACCTGCCGGAAAGGCTGCACTGGTTCAAATGGGAAGCCTACTCGACGTGGCTGTCCGGGGTGGCGCTGCTGATCCTCGTCTACTACCTGGGGGCGGACATCTACATGCTGCCGTCCGACAGCCCGCTTTCGCCGCTGGCGGCGGTCGGGATCGGGGTGGGCACGCTGGCCGGATCGTGGGTGATCTACGACCTGATGTGCCGCTCGCCGCTGGGGCGCAACGACGGCGCGCTGGCCATCGCGGTGGCGGTGCTGGTCGCCTTGCTGGCGTACGGACTCACCCAGGTGCTGTCCGGCCGGGCGGCGTTCATTCATGTCGGCGCGGCGATTGGCACCATCATGGTCGCCAACGTCTTCTTCACCATCATCCCCAACCAGCGGAAGGTGGTGGCGCAGATGCTGCGGGGCGAAATTCCCGACCCGGCGCTTGGCCGAGCGGGAAAGCAGCGCAGCGTGCACAATACCTATTTCACGCTGCCCGTCCTGTTCCTGATGATCTCGAACCATTATGCGCTGGTGACCGGGCATCCGTGGAATTGGGTCCTGCTGCTGGCGCTCTCGGCGCTGGGAGCGGTGGTGCGGCAGGTCTTCGTGCTGCGCCATACCGGCCGCGCCCGGGCCTGGATGCTGCCGGTGGCCGGCGCCTGCTTCGCCGGCCTGGTGTTGGCGGCTACGGCCACCCGGGACGACGGAGGCGCCTCGGCGTCGCCGGTCGCATCGGAGGCCGGCGAGGAAGGGGAACCGTCGGCCGTTCCTTTCGCCGCCGTGCAGGCGATCATCCAGGCGCGGTGCGTCGCCTGCCACGCCGCCCGGCCGACCTTCGAGGGGTTCGACGCCCCGCCGAAGGAGGTGACGTTGGAAACGCCCGACCAGATCCGCCAATGGGCCGACAAGATCGGCCAGCAGGCGGTTCACACCCGGACCATGCCGCTGGGCAATGTCACCGCCATGAATCCCGAGGAACGCGCCCTGCTGGGCCTGTGGCTGCGCGAGAAGCAGTAG
- the katG gene encoding catalase/peroxidase HPI, producing MSELIEKTEGQCPVAHGQKPTGRRTNRDWWPNQLNINILHQHSASSNPMGEAFNYAEEFKKLDLAAIKKDLYALMTDSQEWWPADYGHYGPLFIRMAWHSAGTYRTGDGRGGGGRGSQRFAPINSWPDNVNLDKARRLLWPIKQKYGRQISWADLMILAGNCALESMGFKTFGFAGGRADIWEPEEEIYWGAEGEWLGDQRYSGERDLENPLAAVQMGLIYVNPEGPNGMPDAVASGKDIRETFARMAMNDEETVALVAGGHTFGKCHGAGDAKLVGREPEGAALEEMGLGWKSSHGSGKGGDAIGSGIEGAWTPTPITWDMSYFDTLFGYDWNLVKSPAGAYQWVPSDPAAKTTVPDAHDPKKRHAPMMTTADLALRMDPIYAPIAKRFHKDPEAFADAFARAWFKLTHRDMGPKSRYLGAEVPAEDLIWQDPVPAVDHPLIEEKDIAALKAKVLETKLSISELVSTAWASAATFRGSDKRGGANGARIRLAPQKDWAINQPDQLARVLQTLEGVQKAFNGAQSGGKKVSLADLIVLAGCAAVEQAAKNAGHTVTVPFTPGRTDASQDETDVESFSVLEPVADGFRNYLKRRFTTSPEEMLLDKAQLLTLTAPEMTVLVGGMRVLGANVGHSTHGVFTRRPETLTNDFFVNLLDMGTAWKPTSDTRETFEGHDRKTGELKWTGTRVDLVFGSHSQLRALAEVYASEDSREKFVRDFVAAWNKVMNLDRFDLA from the coding sequence ATGAGCGAATTGATTGAGAAAACCGAGGGCCAGTGCCCCGTGGCGCACGGCCAGAAACCCACCGGCCGCAGGACCAACCGGGACTGGTGGCCGAACCAGCTCAACATCAACATCCTGCATCAGCATTCCGCCTCGTCCAATCCGATGGGCGAGGCCTTCAACTACGCCGAGGAGTTCAAGAAGCTCGATCTCGCGGCCATCAAGAAAGATCTCTACGCGCTGATGACCGATTCGCAGGAGTGGTGGCCGGCCGACTACGGCCATTACGGGCCGCTGTTCATCCGCATGGCCTGGCACAGCGCCGGCACGTACCGCACCGGCGACGGCCGCGGCGGCGGCGGGCGCGGCAGCCAGCGTTTCGCGCCGATCAACAGCTGGCCCGACAACGTGAATCTCGACAAGGCGCGCCGGCTGCTGTGGCCGATCAAGCAGAAGTACGGCCGCCAGATCTCGTGGGCCGACCTGATGATCCTGGCCGGCAACTGCGCGCTGGAATCGATGGGCTTCAAGACTTTCGGCTTCGCCGGCGGGCGCGCTGACATCTGGGAGCCGGAAGAGGAAATCTACTGGGGCGCCGAGGGCGAATGGCTGGGCGACCAGCGCTATTCCGGCGAACGCGACCTCGAAAACCCGCTGGCCGCCGTCCAGATGGGCCTGATCTACGTCAACCCTGAAGGGCCGAACGGCATGCCGGACGCGGTGGCTTCCGGCAAAGACATCCGCGAAACCTTCGCGCGCATGGCCATGAACGACGAAGAGACCGTCGCGCTCGTCGCCGGCGGGCACACCTTCGGCAAATGCCATGGCGCGGGCGATGCCAAGCTGGTCGGCCGCGAGCCGGAGGGCGCCGCGCTTGAGGAGATGGGCCTCGGCTGGAAGAGCAGCCACGGGTCCGGCAAGGGCGGCGATGCCATCGGCAGCGGCATCGAGGGCGCCTGGACGCCGACGCCGATCACCTGGGACATGAGCTATTTCGACACTCTCTTCGGGTATGACTGGAACCTGGTGAAAAGCCCGGCCGGCGCCTACCAGTGGGTGCCCTCGGACCCCGCCGCCAAGACCACCGTGCCGGACGCCCACGATCCCAAGAAGCGCCACGCCCCGATGATGACGACGGCCGACCTGGCGCTTCGCATGGACCCGATCTACGCGCCGATCGCCAAGCGCTTCCATAAGGACCCGGAGGCCTTCGCCGACGCCTTCGCGCGGGCTTGGTTCAAGCTGACCCATCGCGACATGGGCCCCAAGTCGCGCTACCTCGGCGCCGAGGTGCCGGCCGAGGACCTGATCTGGCAGGACCCCGTCCCCGCCGTCGATCATCCGCTGATCGAGGAAAAGGACATCGCGGCGCTCAAGGCCAAGGTGCTGGAAACCAAGCTGTCGATTTCCGAGCTGGTCAGCACCGCCTGGGCCTCGGCGGCCACCTTCCGCGGTTCCGACAAGCGCGGCGGGGCCAATGGGGCGCGCATCCGCCTAGCGCCTCAGAAGGATTGGGCGATCAATCAGCCGGACCAACTGGCCCGCGTGCTGCAAACCCTGGAAGGCGTGCAAAAGGCCTTCAACGGCGCGCAGTCCGGAGGCAAGAAGGTGTCGCTGGCCGACCTCATCGTGCTGGCCGGTTGCGCGGCCGTCGAGCAGGCGGCCAAGAACGCCGGGCACACCGTCACCGTTCCCTTCACGCCGGGGCGCACCGATGCCTCGCAGGACGAGACCGACGTCGAGTCCTTCAGCGTGCTCGAACCGGTCGCCGACGGCTTCCGCAACTATCTCAAGCGCCGCTTCACCACGTCGCCCGAGGAGATGCTGCTCGACAAGGCGCAGCTCCTCACCCTGACGGCGCCCGAGATGACGGTGCTGGTCGGCGGCATGCGCGTGCTCGGCGCCAACGTCGGGCACTCCACGCACGGCGTCTTCACCCGCCGGCCCGAGACACTGACCAACGACTTCTTCGTCAACCTCCTGGACATGGGCACGGCGTGGAAGCCGACGTCTGACACCCGCGAGACCTTCGAGGGGCATGATCGCAAAACCGGCGAGCTCAAGTGGACCGGCACCCGCGTCGACCTCGTCTTCGGTTCGCACTCCCAGCTCCGGGCCCTCGCGGAAGTCTACGCATCCGAGGATTCGCGCGAAAAGTTCGTGCGCGACTTCGTGGCGGCGTGGAACAAGGTCATGAACCTCGATCGCTTCGACCTCGCCTGA
- a CDS encoding Fur family transcriptional regulator, producing the protein MEHFQRICREAGAKLTPQRLEIFREVAVTGDHPDAETIYRRVRERMPTVSLDTIYRTLWLLVDLGIIQTLGAGRERARFDANLDPHHHFVCVKCGSTRDFYSKDFDELALPDSLREIGRVDATHVEARGVCLDCAGKGATPPGPKTTIV; encoded by the coding sequence ATGGAGCATTTCCAGCGGATCTGCCGGGAGGCGGGGGCCAAGCTGACACCCCAGCGCCTGGAGATTTTTCGCGAAGTGGCGGTGACCGGCGACCATCCCGATGCCGAGACTATCTATCGGCGAGTCCGCGAGCGCATGCCGACGGTGTCGCTCGATACCATCTATCGCACCCTGTGGCTGCTGGTCGATCTCGGTATCATCCAGACTCTGGGCGCGGGGCGCGAGCGGGCCCGCTTCGATGCCAACCTCGACCCCCACCATCATTTCGTCTGCGTGAAATGCGGCTCGACCCGGGATTTCTACAGCAAAGACTTCGACGAACTGGCCCTGCCGGATTCGTTGAGAGAGATCGGCCGGGTCGATGCGACCCACGTCGAGGCGCGCGGCGTCTGCCTCGACTGTGCCGGGAAGGGCGCAACGCCCCCCGGGCCCAAGACCACGATCGTTTGA
- a CDS encoding nucleotidyltransferase family protein, protein MIAAVILAAGMATRMGENKLLIEIDGRPLVARVADAALGAGLAPVVVVTGHEAHRVQAALEGRPLTFAHNPDFAAGLAGSLKAGMAVLPVEALGVLVCLGDMPDVSAAHLSRIVAAFPANGRAICVPTRHGRRGNPVLLGRPLFPEMQALTGDIGARGLIAKHSDLVREVPMDDDAVLTDLDTAESWLAYRRRNR, encoded by the coding sequence ATGATCGCGGCGGTCATCCTGGCCGCCGGCATGGCCACACGCATGGGCGAGAACAAGCTGTTGATCGAGATCGACGGCCGCCCGCTCGTCGCCCGGGTGGCGGATGCGGCGCTGGGGGCCGGGCTTGCGCCGGTCGTCGTCGTGACCGGGCATGAGGCCCACCGCGTGCAGGCGGCCCTTGAGGGAAGGCCGCTGACCTTTGCTCACAACCCCGATTTCGCCGCCGGGTTGGCGGGTTCCCTGAAGGCCGGAATGGCCGTCCTGCCGGTCGAAGCCCTGGGCGTTCTGGTTTGCCTGGGCGACATGCCGGACGTTTCCGCCGCCCATCTATCCCGCATCGTCGCCGCCTTCCCCGCCAACGGCCGGGCGATCTGCGTGCCGACCCGCCACGGCAGGCGCGGCAATCCGGTGCTGCTGGGCCGCCCGTTGTTTCCCGAGATGCAGGCGCTCACGGGCGACATCGGCGCGCGCGGCCTGATCGCGAAACACTCCGATCTCGTGCGCGAGGTTCCGATGGACGACGATGCGGTGCTCACCGACCTGGACACCGCCGAATCGTGGCTCGCCTACCGGCGACGGAACCGCTGA
- a CDS encoding XdhC family protein yields MDDDAVLDTAQAWLTEGAGVALATVIETWGSAPRPIGSHLAVAANGAFAGSVSGGCVEGAVVTGALEVLAKGLPRTLEFGVSDQKAWDVGLACGGTIRVHVEPLGMKRDCFDALQDFRRRQCPVAAVSDLGNGLQALVTAEEIGGDLPLSPETAAAVRLMLAEDRSGLAEGLFVRSYGPPWALYVVGAVHIAQALAPMAELAGFSVAVIDPRSAFATESRFPHTRVVTTWPDEALAAMPPGPHTAVVALTHDPKIDDPALAAALRSPAFYIGALGSRRNHERRVERLAEAGFAPDQLARIAGPVGLDLGGRSAGEIAVSIVAEIVATRHGRRRDRP; encoded by the coding sequence ATGGACGACGACGCCGTATTGGACACCGCCCAGGCCTGGTTGACGGAAGGGGCGGGTGTCGCCTTGGCGACGGTGATCGAGACCTGGGGCTCGGCCCCCCGCCCCATCGGCAGCCATTTGGCCGTCGCCGCCAATGGAGCCTTCGCGGGGTCGGTTTCGGGCGGATGCGTCGAGGGGGCCGTCGTCACCGGGGCACTGGAGGTTCTCGCCAAGGGGCTGCCCCGGACCTTGGAATTCGGAGTCAGCGATCAGAAGGCGTGGGACGTCGGCTTGGCCTGCGGCGGGACCATCCGCGTCCACGTCGAGCCTCTGGGGATGAAGCGGGATTGTTTCGACGCCCTGCAAGATTTCCGCCGCCGGCAATGCCCGGTGGCGGCGGTCAGCGATCTGGGAAACGGCCTTCAGGCCCTGGTCACGGCCGAGGAGATCGGCGGCGACCTGCCGCTGTCCCCGGAAACGGCGGCGGCTGTCCGACTCATGCTGGCGGAGGACCGCAGCGGCCTTGCAGAAGGCCTTTTCGTCCGCTCGTACGGCCCGCCGTGGGCGCTCTATGTCGTCGGCGCGGTACACATCGCCCAAGCCCTGGCACCGATGGCCGAACTGGCGGGCTTTTCGGTCGCCGTCATCGACCCCCGTAGCGCCTTCGCCACCGAAAGCCGCTTCCCGCACACACGGGTGGTCACGACATGGCCGGACGAGGCCCTGGCCGCCATGCCTCCCGGCCCGCATACGGCCGTGGTCGCGCTGACCCACGATCCCAAGATCGACGATCCCGCCCTGGCGGCCGCCCTGCGCTCGCCAGCCTTCTACATCGGTGCGCTGGGCAGTCGCCGTAATCATGAACGGCGCGTGGAGCGCTTGGCGGAAGCGGGCTTTGCGCCCGACCAACTGGCCCGCATCGCCGGGCCCGTCGGATTGGACTTGGGCGGCCGGTCGGCGGGCGAGATCGCGGTTTCCATCGTCGCCGAAATCGTCGCCACCCGTCACGGCCGGAGACGGGATCGGCCATGA
- a CDS encoding amidohydrolase family protein: MSGSLTIGPDRHGRTVAIAEGRIAGRPSPGAPALACPDGEIAAGHVCAHTHLYSGLAPYGMPPADPAPEGFLEILERVWWRLDRALDAEALRAAARDYVAHALLAGTTALVDHHESPRFIEGPMAILAEACEDLGMRALLCYGATERNGGRDEARRGLAECGRIAATPLIRGLVGLHASFTVSDETIREAGNLARWLGTVLHIHVAEARSDVEDARSRGFDGPLERLMALDALVPGSILAHGVHLSPDQVKAAEAASCWLVQNPRSNEGNGVGYASSLASSRHVALGTDGWNADMEEEERVLFRLAERHGDTGATGRLAAGQTLIAERFGFTASGLQPGAPGDVVVREDGRVRQVVIDGHVVVRDGKLARDDIGAIEAEARQQATRLWDRMAVL; the protein is encoded by the coding sequence TTGAGCGGCTCGCTCACCATCGGCCCCGACCGCCACGGCCGGACAGTCGCCATCGCGGAGGGCCGTATCGCCGGGCGCCCCTCCCCCGGCGCCCCCGCGTTGGCCTGTCCGGATGGGGAGATCGCGGCAGGCCATGTTTGCGCCCATACGCATCTCTATAGCGGCCTCGCGCCCTATGGCATGCCGCCCGCCGATCCCGCGCCCGAGGGTTTCCTTGAGATCCTGGAGCGGGTGTGGTGGCGGTTGGATCGCGCACTCGACGCCGAGGCCCTGCGCGCCGCCGCCCGCGACTATGTGGCCCATGCCCTGCTGGCCGGAACGACCGCCCTGGTCGACCACCATGAATCGCCCCGGTTCATCGAAGGTCCGATGGCCATCCTGGCCGAGGCCTGCGAAGACCTGGGGATGCGGGCGTTGCTCTGCTACGGCGCGACGGAGCGCAATGGCGGGCGGGACGAAGCCCGCCGGGGACTGGCCGAATGCGGGCGGATCGCCGCCACGCCGCTGATCCGCGGGCTGGTCGGCCTGCACGCCAGCTTCACGGTTTCCGACGAAACCATCCGCGAGGCGGGCAATCTGGCGCGTTGGTTGGGAACGGTGCTGCACATCCACGTTGCCGAGGCCCGATCCGATGTCGAGGACGCCCGTTCGCGGGGGTTCGACGGTCCCCTGGAGCGCCTGATGGCGCTGGACGCTCTGGTTCCGGGCTCGATCCTGGCGCATGGCGTGCACCTGAGCCCCGATCAGGTGAAGGCGGCCGAGGCCGCCAGCTGCTGGCTGGTGCAAAACCCCCGCTCGAACGAAGGCAACGGCGTCGGCTATGCCTCGTCCCTGGCCTCTAGTCGCCATGTCGCCCTGGGCACCGACGGCTGGAACGCCGACATGGAAGAGGAGGAGCGCGTCCTTTTCCGGCTGGCCGAACGCCACGGCGATACCGGCGCCACTGGGCGGTTGGCGGCGGGGCAAACCCTGATTGCCGAGCGTTTCGGCTTCACCGCTTCCGGACTGCAACCGGGTGCGCCCGGCGATGTGGTCGTTCGTGAAGATGGGCGGGTGAGGCAGGTCGTAATCGACGGCCACGTGGTCGTCCGCGACGGCAAACTGGCCCGGGATGACATCGGTGCCATCGAGGCCGAGGCCCGCCAACAGGCCACGCGCTTGTGGGACCGCATGGCCGTTCTTTGA
- the xdh gene encoding selenium-dependent xanthine dehydrogenase, translated as METITLLLNGKERQVEVEPRQSLLEVLRETCKIKSLKDACSPQGQCGCCLALIDGKPRKTCTIPARAAKGKSVTTLEGVSDAERQLYADAFQAAAGLQCGFCTPGLVLRIKHLTDQDAKVSRKEIAEALDGHLCRCTGYVKIIDAVEMIHDAKHGGTLPRPIDDGGVGARVKRYQGAELTLGTRPFVADIDVPGMLYACVVLSPHARARIRRIDTARAKALAGVAAVATAKDVPGDRWVGLIFRDWPVFVAEGEEARYVGDVVAAIAAESPAIARQAAALVEVDYEPLPPVLDPVEALKPDAPQVNPKHVNRLGETWIERSDVDAALAVSAHVVSGTWQTQRIEHLFLETETALAVPLPDGRLHLYSQGQGIFDDRQQVASVLGEPEEKLFVELVPNGGAFGGKEDMSIQAQTALLARMTGRPVRLSLSREESIRMHPKRHPITMRYTVGCDAKGRLTAAKIDLLGDSGAYASVGDKVLERAAGHACGPYRIPAIQIHSVAAYTNNPPCGAMRGFGVNQTNFAIEGCLDGLAAKVGLDGWEMRWRNIVHVGDVFSSGQILEKSVGIGKTLEAVKDAYYAARAEGRAVGIACAVKNSGIGNGALETGKCRLEVEADGTVSLFIGFTEMGQGLLTIMTQCAAEVTGLPSSCFRPKVNSRFEVGVGQTTGSRATLLAGRATAEAAKKLRADLDRGLTLDKLIGTVYAGDILIDDTTAPGQMKNGKIKTHTAFGWATHVAILDAVGRVDRIVAAHDVGRAINPQQCEAQIEGAVHMGLGYALTEELPCKNGMPVTFNLREIGVLRASDMPKVEVILVEDPEPEGPFGAKGVGEIGLVPTAGAVAGALEAFDGIRRTRLPMKDSPAAKALNVGRIPDSDRDQWH; from the coding sequence ATGGAAACGATCACCCTTCTTCTCAACGGCAAAGAACGCCAGGTCGAGGTCGAACCCCGCCAGTCCCTCCTCGAGGTTCTGCGCGAAACCTGCAAGATCAAGTCGCTCAAGGACGCCTGTTCGCCCCAGGGGCAATGCGGCTGCTGTCTGGCGCTGATCGACGGCAAGCCGCGCAAGACCTGCACGATCCCGGCGCGGGCGGCCAAAGGCAAATCGGTCACCACCCTGGAAGGGGTTTCCGATGCCGAACGCCAACTCTACGCCGACGCCTTCCAGGCCGCCGCCGGCCTTCAATGCGGGTTCTGCACGCCGGGGCTGGTGCTGCGCATCAAGCACCTGACCGACCAGGACGCCAAGGTGTCCCGCAAGGAGATCGCCGAGGCCTTGGACGGCCATCTGTGCCGGTGCACCGGCTATGTGAAGATTATCGACGCGGTGGAGATGATCCACGACGCGAAGCATGGCGGCACGTTGCCAAGGCCGATTGACGACGGCGGCGTGGGAGCGCGCGTGAAACGTTACCAGGGCGCCGAACTGACCCTGGGCACCCGGCCCTTCGTCGCCGACATCGACGTGCCCGGCATGCTTTACGCGTGCGTCGTACTGTCGCCTCACGCCCGCGCCCGCATCCGGCGCATCGACACCGCCAGAGCCAAGGCGTTGGCGGGCGTCGCCGCGGTGGCCACAGCCAAAGACGTTCCCGGCGATCGCTGGGTGGGGCTGATCTTCCGCGACTGGCCGGTCTTCGTTGCCGAGGGCGAGGAAGCGCGCTACGTCGGCGACGTCGTCGCCGCCATAGCCGCCGAAAGCCCCGCCATCGCCCGCCAGGCGGCAGCCCTGGTCGAAGTCGACTACGAACCCCTGCCCCCGGTCCTCGATCCCGTCGAGGCGCTGAAGCCCGATGCGCCGCAGGTCAATCCCAAGCATGTCAACCGGCTGGGCGAAACATGGATCGAGCGCAGCGACGTCGACGCGGCGCTCGCCGTCTCCGCCCACGTCGTTTCCGGTACCTGGCAGACCCAGCGCATCGAGCACTTGTTCCTCGAAACCGAAACCGCGCTGGCGGTGCCGCTACCCGACGGCCGGCTGCACCTCTACAGCCAGGGCCAGGGCATTTTCGACGACCGCCAGCAGGTGGCCTCGGTGCTGGGCGAGCCGGAAGAGAAGCTGTTCGTCGAACTGGTCCCCAACGGCGGCGCCTTCGGCGGCAAGGAGGACATGAGCATCCAGGCGCAGACGGCCCTGCTCGCCCGCATGACCGGCCGACCGGTGCGGCTGTCGCTCAGCCGCGAGGAATCCATCCGCATGCATCCCAAGCGCCATCCCATCACCATGCGCTACACCGTGGGCTGCGATGCCAAGGGCCGGCTGACTGCCGCCAAGATCGACCTGCTGGGCGATTCGGGGGCCTATGCCTCGGTCGGCGACAAGGTGCTGGAGCGGGCCGCCGGCCACGCCTGCGGTCCCTACCGAATTCCAGCCATCCAGATCCACTCGGTGGCCGCCTACACCAACAACCCGCCGTGCGGGGCGATGCGCGGCTTCGGCGTCAATCAGACCAATTTCGCCATCGAGGGATGCCTGGACGGGCTGGCCGCCAAGGTCGGTCTCGACGGTTGGGAAATGCGCTGGCGCAACATCGTGCATGTCGGCGACGTGTTCAGCTCCGGCCAGATCCTGGAAAAGTCAGTCGGCATCGGCAAGACGCTCGAGGCCGTCAAGGACGCCTATTACGCGGCCCGCGCCGAAGGCCGGGCGGTCGGCATCGCCTGCGCGGTGAAGAATTCCGGTATCGGCAACGGCGCCCTGGAAACCGGCAAGTGCCGGCTGGAGGTTGAGGCGGACGGCACGGTGTCCCTCTTCATCGGCTTCACCGAAATGGGCCAGGGCCTGCTCACCATCATGACCCAGTGCGCCGCCGAGGTGACCGGACTGCCGTCGTCCTGCTTCCGTCCGAAGGTCAACAGCCGCTTCGAGGTCGGCGTCGGCCAGACCACCGGCTCGCGCGCCACCCTGCTGGCCGGGCGCGCCACGGCCGAGGCCGCGAAGAAGCTGCGGGCCGACCTCGACAGGGGTCTGACCCTCGACAAGCTCATCGGCACCGTCTACGCCGGCGACATCCTGATCGACGACACCACCGCCCCCGGCCAGATGAAGAACGGCAAGATCAAGACCCACACCGCCTTCGGCTGGGCCACCCACGTCGCCATCCTGGACGCCGTCGGAAGGGTGGATCGCATCGTCGCCGCCCACGACGTCGGGCGCGCCATCAACCCGCAGCAGTGCGAGGCCCAGATCGAGGGCGCGGTGCACATGGGGCTGGGTTACGCGCTGACCGAGGAACTGCCCTGCAAGAACGGGATGCCCGTCACCTTCAACCTGCGCGAGATCGGCGTCCTCAGGGCGAGCGACATGCCGAAGGTCGAGGTCATCCTGGTCGAGGACCCGGAGCCGGAAGGGCCTTTTGGCGCCAAGGGCGTCGGCGAGATCGGCCTGGTGCCAACCGCGGGGGCGGTGGCCGGTGCCTTGGAAGCCTTCGATGGCATCCGCCGTACCCGCCTGCCGATGAAGGACTCGCCGGCCGCCAAGGCCCTCAATGTCGGGCGCATTCCCGACAGTGACCGGGACCAGTGGCATTGA
- a CDS encoding ABC transporter permease — MNGKSKFNAASSPWIASIGLFVFWELAVRLFSVPEYILPTPSASFVAIWQFREAIWMHAVQTMLTTMGGFIIAVAFGVVMGAAVGSSQMIYSAANPILIGFNSVPKIAVVPVLVMWFGIGTIPAVLTAFLISFFPIVANVATGLATLEPELRDVLRSLGASRLDILIKVGFPRSLPYFFTSLKVAVTLAFVGSVMSETVASNVGMGYLMMSASSKFNIPLVFAGLLVIAAMGIAMYGIFSVVEQRSTRWAVRGARSA, encoded by the coding sequence ATGAACGGGAAATCCAAGTTTAACGCCGCCTCCTCGCCGTGGATCGCCTCGATCGGCCTGTTCGTGTTCTGGGAGCTGGCCGTCCGGCTGTTCAGCGTCCCCGAATACATCCTGCCGACGCCGTCGGCGAGTTTCGTCGCCATCTGGCAGTTCCGCGAGGCCATCTGGATGCACGCCGTGCAGACCATGCTGACGACCATGGGCGGCTTCATCATCGCGGTGGCGTTCGGCGTCGTCATGGGCGCCGCCGTCGGCTCCTCGCAGATGATCTATTCGGCGGCCAATCCGATCCTCATCGGCTTCAACAGCGTGCCCAAGATCGCCGTCGTTCCCGTGCTGGTCATGTGGTTCGGCATCGGCACCATCCCCGCCGTCCTCACCGCCTTCCTCATCTCGTTCTTCCCTATCGTGGCCAACGTCGCGACCGGCCTGGCCACCCTCGAGCCGGAACTGAGAGACGTGTTGCGCTCGCTCGGCGCCTCGCGCCTCGATATCCTGATCAAGGTCGGATTCCCGCGCTCGCTTCCCTACTTCTTCACCTCGCTTAAGGTCGCCGTGACGCTGGCCTTCGTCGGCTCGGTGATGAGCGAGACAGTGGCCTCGAACGTCGGCATGGGCTATCTGATGATGTCCGCCAGCTCGAAGTTCAACATCCCGCTGGTGTTCGCCGGATTGCTGGTGATCGCCGCCATGGGCATCGCCATGTACGGAATCTTCTCGGTCGTCGAGCAGCGCTCGACGCGGTGGGCGGTTCGCGGGGCCCGATCCGCCTGA
- a CDS encoding ABC transporter ATP-binding protein — MSHAFVELDRVKLRYQEGEGLALEQTDMKIANGEFIAVVGPSGCGKSSLLKLVSGLIPATEGTVIVDGHEVSGPLKICGMAFQNSTLLPWRSTLANVLLPLEIVQPHRSKMRTQRKTFEDMAIRLLADVGLGGFEKKFPWELSGGMQQRASLCRALIHEPDLLLLDEPFGALDAFTREELWDILQKLWMERPFTTLLVTHDLREAVYLADTIYVMSTRPGRILVRYENPLPRPRTQDMTFQPEFGDMVHHLKGHIRTVRAM, encoded by the coding sequence GTGAGTCACGCGTTCGTAGAACTCGACCGAGTCAAACTGCGCTACCAGGAAGGGGAGGGCCTCGCCCTAGAGCAGACCGACATGAAGATCGCCAATGGCGAGTTCATCGCGGTCGTTGGGCCGTCGGGCTGCGGCAAGTCCTCCCTTCTCAAGTTGGTCTCCGGGCTCATCCCCGCCACCGAAGGCACCGTGATCGTCGATGGTCACGAGGTCTCCGGGCCGTTGAAGATTTGCGGCATGGCCTTCCAGAACTCGACCCTGCTGCCGTGGCGCTCGACGCTCGCCAACGTACTGCTGCCGCTGGAAATCGTTCAGCCCCACCGGTCCAAAATGCGCACCCAGCGCAAGACGTTCGAGGACATGGCGATACGCCTGTTGGCCGACGTCGGGCTGGGCGGATTCGAAAAAAAGTTTCCGTGGGAGCTGTCCGGCGGCATGCAGCAGCGGGCCAGCCTCTGCCGGGCCCTGATCCACGAGCCGGATCTGCTGCTGCTGGACGAGCCGTTCGGCGCGCTTGACGCCTTCACCCGCGAAGAGCTTTGGGACATCCTGCAGAAGCTTTGGATGGAGCGGCCGTTCACCACTCTCCTGGTGACCCACGACCTGCGCGAGGCGGTCTATCTGGCGGACACCATCTACGTCATGAGCACGCGGCCGGGACGCATCCTGGTTCGCTACGAGAACCCCTTGCCGCGGCCCCGTACCCAGGACATGACCTTCCAGCCGGAATTCGGCGATATGGTTCACCATTTGAAGGGCCACATCCGCACCGTCCGCGCCATGTGA